The Chryseobacterium sp. 52 genome includes a region encoding these proteins:
- a CDS encoding NADPH-dependent FMN reductase codes for MKVLAIAGSNSDASMNRQLVAYASSLFENAEVEVVDMNPFEMPIYKHERELAGGVPQEAHDFASKIDGANLLLVSLPEHNGTYSTAFKNVFDWVSRIKDRTVWNEVPMLLMSTSPGGRGGAGVLEASSKRFPFHGGNIVETFSLPFFNDNFDKAAQQISNDEKNSELKEKIKKIAAIETILEK; via the coding sequence ATGAAAGTTTTAGCAATAGCAGGAAGCAATTCAGATGCTTCAATGAACAGACAGTTAGTAGCCTATGCATCATCCCTTTTTGAAAATGCAGAAGTAGAAGTAGTGGATATGAATCCTTTCGAAATGCCAATCTACAAACATGAAAGAGAACTGGCAGGCGGAGTTCCTCAGGAAGCCCATGATTTTGCGTCAAAAATTGATGGCGCTAATCTTCTTTTGGTTTCATTGCCTGAGCACAACGGAACATACTCTACAGCATTCAAAAATGTTTTTGACTGGGTATCCAGAATCAAAGACAGAACAGTATGGAATGAAGTGCCGATGTTATTGATGTCTACGTCTCCCGGAGGCAGAGGTGGAGCCGGAGTTTTAGAAGCTTCATCGAAGCGTTTCCCTTTCCACGGAGGAAATATAGTAGAAACTTTCTCACTTCCTTTCTTTAATGACAACTTTGATAAGGCTGCTCAGCAAATATCTAACGATGAGAAAAACAGCGAATTAAAAGAGAAAATAAAGAAGATTGCGGCCATTGAAACGATCCTTGAAAAATAG
- the purM gene encoding phosphoribosylformylglycinamidine cyclo-ligase, translated as MSNTYKSAGVDKEEGYKTVDKIKKAVGETHNSNVLNHLGSFGAFYEIGGYKNPVLVSGTDGVGTKLKVALDTKQYGSIGIDCFAMCANDILCHGAKPLFFLDYLACGKLDSEIAAEIVLGMVEACKDNNCALIGGETAEMPGMYKPGDYDVAGFCVGIVEKDQIIDGSTIKAGNKIIALPSSGFHSNGFSLVRKVFPNFEEEFEGKPLYETLLVPTRLYYKDIHKVLEEVKVSGIAHITGGGLYENVPRIIPQGLCASIDAEKIKIPSVMVELEKRGGVSREEMFGTFNMGVGMIIVLDAEHAEKVLHLLDDAYEIGEITEGEEKINLKF; from the coding sequence ATGAGCAATACTTACAAATCAGCAGGCGTAGACAAAGAAGAAGGGTACAAAACGGTTGATAAAATCAAAAAAGCAGTAGGCGAAACCCATAATTCCAATGTATTGAACCATTTGGGGAGTTTTGGAGCTTTCTATGAAATCGGAGGATACAAAAATCCTGTGCTGGTTTCAGGAACAGACGGAGTAGGAACCAAGTTGAAAGTAGCTTTGGATACCAAACAATACGGTTCTATCGGTATCGACTGTTTCGCAATGTGTGCCAATGACATCCTTTGTCACGGTGCCAAACCCTTATTCTTCTTAGATTATTTAGCTTGCGGAAAGCTTGATTCAGAAATTGCTGCAGAGATCGTTCTTGGAATGGTTGAAGCATGTAAAGATAATAACTGTGCATTAATCGGTGGAGAAACTGCTGAAATGCCTGGAATGTACAAGCCAGGAGATTATGATGTTGCTGGATTCTGTGTAGGAATCGTTGAAAAAGACCAGATTATTGACGGTTCTACCATCAAAGCAGGAAACAAAATCATTGCTTTGCCAAGCTCTGGATTCCACTCCAACGGATTTTCATTAGTAAGAAAAGTATTCCCGAATTTTGAAGAAGAATTTGAAGGAAAACCTCTATATGAAACCCTTTTAGTCCCTACAAGACTGTATTACAAAGACATTCATAAAGTATTGGAAGAAGTGAAAGTTTCAGGTATTGCACACATTACAGGCGGTGGATTGTATGAAAATGTTCCAAGAATCATTCCTCAGGGACTATGTGCTTCTATTGATGCTGAGAAGATTAAAATTCCTAGCGTTATGGTTGAACTGGAAAAAAGAGGCGGCGTATCCCGTGAAGAAATGTTCGGAACGTTCAATATGGGAGTAGGTATGATCATCGTTTTAGATGCTGAACACGCTGAAAAAGTATTGCACCTCTTAGATGATGCTTACGAAATCGGAGAGATCACAGAAGGAGAAGAAAAAATTAATTTGAAATTTTAA
- the purN gene encoding phosphoribosylglycinamide formyltransferase, whose amino-acid sequence MKNIVVLVSGSGTNLQRIIDTIESGEIRNAKVALVVADRECYGLERAKNHTIETILIPRGKNFSSELGKVIPENTDLIVLAGFLSILKPEFCENWSGKIINIHPALLPKFGGKGMWGMNVHHAVIDAKEKESGATVHFVTPGIDEGEIILQKSFELNEDETPETLAQRIHGVEYEIFPQAIDQVLNTWEIRKTK is encoded by the coding sequence ATGAAAAACATTGTTGTACTCGTTTCAGGTTCCGGAACCAATCTGCAGAGAATCATAGATACTATTGAGAGCGGAGAAATCCGGAATGCAAAAGTAGCTTTGGTAGTGGCAGACAGAGAATGTTACGGACTTGAAAGAGCAAAAAATCATACTATAGAAACCATTCTGATTCCCAGAGGAAAGAATTTCAGCAGTGAATTGGGTAAAGTGATCCCGGAAAATACAGATCTGATTGTATTGGCAGGATTCTTATCCATCCTGAAACCTGAATTCTGTGAAAACTGGAGCGGAAAAATCATTAATATCCATCCTGCACTGCTTCCGAAATTCGGAGGAAAAGGAATGTGGGGAATGAATGTACACCACGCAGTGATTGATGCCAAAGAAAAGGAAAGTGGAGCGACTGTACATTTTGTCACTCCGGGAATTGATGAAGGGGAAATTATCCTTCAGAAATCCTTCGAGCTGAATGAAGATGAAACTCCTGAGACCTTAGCACAAAGAATTCATGGCGTAGAATATGAAATTTTTCCACAGGCCATTGATCAGGTTCTAAATACCTGGGAGATCAGAAAAACCAAATAA
- a CDS encoding D-2-hydroxyacid dehydrogenase family protein has protein sequence MERTSKIAILDDYQNVVKTLKCFDMIKDQDVVVLNETYKDPEILAEKIKDAEILVLIRERTVINEELLSRLPNVKLISQTGKISNHLELSDCTRFGVAVAEGTGSPVAPAELAWVLIMDTVRQIPQAIEAMKQGKWQTNIGETISGKTIGIWGYGKIGKKIAQYAKAFGASVLVWGSEASRENAVNDGFEKAETKEDFFRNADVVTLHLRLNDETFGIVKESDLELMKPTAALINTARAELVEKNALINALKKGTPGFAGVDVYEEEPVYNENFELLKMNNVVCTPHLGYVERNGYELYFEKAFENVVQFIKGSPTHIANPEVL, from the coding sequence ATGGAAAGGACTTCAAAAATTGCCATTCTGGATGATTATCAAAATGTAGTTAAAACATTGAAATGTTTTGATATGATAAAAGATCAGGATGTAGTGGTTCTTAACGAAACATATAAAGATCCTGAGATTTTGGCAGAAAAAATTAAGGATGCAGAAATTTTGGTTTTAATCAGGGAAAGAACCGTAATCAATGAAGAATTGCTTTCCAGACTCCCGAATGTGAAACTTATCAGCCAGACAGGGAAGATATCAAACCATTTGGAGCTGTCAGACTGTACCAGATTTGGGGTGGCAGTGGCAGAAGGAACAGGCTCACCAGTTGCTCCGGCAGAACTGGCCTGGGTACTGATTATGGATACTGTCCGTCAGATTCCGCAGGCAATAGAAGCAATGAAACAGGGGAAATGGCAGACTAATATAGGAGAAACAATAAGCGGTAAAACAATCGGAATCTGGGGATACGGTAAAATTGGAAAAAAAATAGCCCAATATGCCAAAGCTTTCGGAGCCAGTGTTTTGGTTTGGGGAAGTGAAGCTTCCAGAGAAAATGCTGTAAATGACGGTTTTGAGAAAGCCGAAACTAAAGAGGATTTTTTCAGAAATGCCGATGTTGTTACTTTACATCTTCGTCTCAATGATGAAACATTTGGTATTGTAAAGGAATCAGATCTGGAATTAATGAAACCCACAGCCGCATTGATTAATACAGCAAGAGCAGAACTTGTAGAAAAGAATGCCTTGATCAATGCCTTGAAAAAAGGAACACCGGGCTTTGCAGGAGTAGATGTTTATGAAGAAGAACCTGTATACAATGAAAACTTTGAACTGCTTAAAATGAATAACGTTGTCTGTACCCCGCATTTGGGTTATGTAGAAAGAAACGGATATGAACTGTATTTTGAAAAAGCATTTGAAAATGTAGTACAGTTTATAAAAGGAAGTCCGACACATATTGCCAATCCTGAAGTATTATAA
- the purH gene encoding bifunctional phosphoribosylaminoimidazolecarboxamide formyltransferase/IMP cyclohydrolase: MSKKRVLISVSDKSGLIEFAQFLEARNYELISTGGTFKHLKDAGLNPIQIDEVTNFPEMLDGRVKTLHPKVHGGLLAVRSNEDHMKTVQEHGIDLIDMVIVNLYPFFENVNKDISLHEKVEFIDIGGPSMLRSAAKNFDSVTVITDVEDYAAVRLEMEQNGDTYIETRKKLAGKVFNLTSAYDGAISRMLLDEEYPTYLNASYKKASDLRYGENPHQTAAYYVSTFENGAMKDFEQLGGKELSFNNLRDMDLCWKVVTEFKEEMACCAVKHSTPCGVAIGTSALETYQKTFECDPVSIFGGIVAMNYKIDAATAEELNKTFLEIVMAPDFDEEALEVLRKKKNLRIIKIVNPVSDKKTWVKVDGGILVQDNDTYFSEDIKVVTEVQPSEEQKKALLFSQRVVKYVKSNAIVVSNGIQAFGIGGGQVNRIWATQQAIERAKEKFTGDLVLASDAFFPFRDVVDFCAQEGIKAIIQPGGSVKDQDSIEAANEHGIPMMFTGVRHFLH, encoded by the coding sequence ATGAGTAAAAAGAGAGTTTTAATCAGTGTTTCTGACAAAAGCGGATTGATTGAGTTCGCCCAGTTCTTGGAAGCCCGGAATTATGAGTTGATTTCTACAGGAGGAACGTTCAAACATTTGAAAGACGCTGGTTTAAATCCGATTCAGATTGATGAGGTAACCAATTTCCCTGAAATGCTGGATGGAAGAGTGAAAACCCTTCACCCGAAAGTTCACGGAGGTCTTTTAGCAGTGCGTTCAAATGAAGACCACATGAAAACCGTTCAGGAACACGGAATTGATCTGATCGATATGGTTATCGTGAACCTTTACCCTTTCTTTGAAAATGTAAACAAAGACATTTCTTTACATGAGAAAGTAGAGTTTATCGATATCGGAGGTCCTTCAATGCTTCGTTCTGCGGCTAAGAATTTTGATTCTGTTACCGTAATTACTGATGTGGAAGATTACGCGGCAGTAAGACTTGAAATGGAACAGAACGGTGATACCTACATCGAAACCCGTAAAAAGCTTGCCGGAAAAGTATTCAACCTTACTTCAGCTTATGATGGTGCTATTTCAAGAATGCTTTTAGACGAAGAATATCCTACTTATCTTAATGCTTCTTACAAAAAAGCATCTGATTTAAGATATGGCGAAAACCCTCACCAAACTGCAGCTTATTATGTTTCTACATTTGAGAACGGTGCGATGAAAGATTTCGAACAGCTTGGTGGTAAAGAACTTTCTTTCAACAACCTTCGTGATATGGATCTTTGCTGGAAAGTAGTCACAGAATTCAAAGAAGAAATGGCTTGTTGTGCAGTGAAACATTCTACCCCTTGTGGAGTAGCCATCGGAACTTCAGCATTAGAAACATACCAGAAAACTTTCGAATGTGATCCGGTTTCTATTTTTGGCGGAATTGTTGCAATGAATTATAAGATCGACGCAGCAACTGCAGAAGAACTGAACAAAACGTTCCTTGAGATCGTAATGGCTCCTGATTTTGATGAAGAAGCTCTTGAAGTTCTAAGAAAAAAGAAAAACTTAAGAATTATAAAAATTGTTAACCCTGTTTCTGATAAAAAAACATGGGTGAAGGTTGACGGTGGTATTCTGGTTCAGGATAATGATACCTATTTCTCTGAAGATATCAAAGTGGTGACTGAGGTACAGCCTTCAGAAGAACAAAAGAAAGCCCTTCTTTTCTCTCAGAGAGTGGTGAAATATGTAAAATCAAACGCTATTGTTGTTTCCAATGGTATTCAGGCCTTCGGTATCGGTGGCGGACAGGTGAATAGAATCTGGGCGACCCAACAGGCAATTGAAAGAGCAAAAGAAAAATTCACAGGAGATCTTGTACTGGCTTCTGATGCATTCTTCCCTTTCCGTGATGTAGTAGATTTCTGCGCTCAGGAAGGTATTAAAGCAATCATCCAGCCGGGTGGAAGTGTAAAAGATCAGGACAGTATTGAAGCTGCCAATGAGCACGGTATTCCAATGATGTTTACCGGAGTTAGACACTTTTTACATTAA
- the purD gene encoding phosphoribosylamine--glycine ligase yields the protein MRILIIGEGGRESALAAKLQNDPRISKMFFANGNATTDVIGKNVHLSEIKELRDFAIKEKVDLTIVGPEAPLVAGLKDEFKKHDLKVFGPNQKVASLEGSKAFSKKFMQTYDIKTAKAVVFDSYNDAKEYVQTQAYPLVIKASGLAGGKGVVICDNLEEAEATIHDFMIRRIYGDAGIRLVIEEYLEGFEASIIAFSNGEKIFPCIAAKDYKKAGNGDTGPNTGGMGSVAPSPEFTQEHYADFEKNILETTINGLKGEGFSFKGIIFFGLMVTKNGTYLLEYNMRFGDPETQVLMALMENNLLDVIQDCMDGKDIELKFKDEKAVCLVMCSGGYPRNIETGFEIVGEDKLKHSKLLYAGAVRKGDKVVSNGGRVLNIVATGATYDDARKKAYEDAGHIHFDYGFYREDIGKF from the coding sequence ATGAGAATATTAATCATAGGTGAAGGCGGTAGAGAATCTGCTTTAGCGGCAAAGCTTCAGAATGACCCAAGAATTTCTAAAATGTTTTTTGCTAACGGTAATGCTACCACCGATGTAATAGGGAAAAATGTTCATTTATCAGAGATTAAAGAACTGAGAGATTTCGCCATTAAAGAAAAGGTAGATCTTACAATCGTAGGTCCGGAAGCCCCTCTTGTAGCAGGGTTGAAGGATGAATTCAAAAAGCATGATCTTAAAGTTTTTGGTCCCAACCAAAAAGTAGCAAGTCTGGAAGGAAGTAAGGCTTTCTCTAAGAAATTTATGCAGACCTATGATATCAAAACAGCAAAAGCTGTCGTATTTGATTCATATAACGATGCTAAAGAATACGTTCAGACACAGGCATATCCTTTAGTAATCAAAGCAAGTGGTCTGGCAGGCGGAAAAGGAGTTGTGATTTGTGACAACCTTGAAGAAGCTGAGGCTACCATCCACGATTTTATGATCAGAAGAATTTATGGAGATGCTGGAATCCGTCTGGTTATTGAAGAATATTTAGAAGGTTTTGAAGCTTCAATCATTGCATTCTCAAACGGTGAAAAGATTTTCCCTTGTATTGCTGCAAAAGATTACAAAAAAGCTGGAAACGGGGATACAGGACCAAATACCGGTGGTATGGGATCTGTAGCTCCAAGCCCTGAATTTACTCAGGAGCACTATGCTGATTTTGAAAAAAATATCCTGGAAACAACTATTAATGGTCTTAAAGGAGAAGGATTCAGTTTTAAAGGAATCATTTTCTTCGGATTAATGGTGACGAAAAACGGTACTTACCTTCTTGAATACAACATGAGATTCGGTGATCCTGAAACGCAGGTATTAATGGCGTTGATGGAAAACAATCTTCTTGACGTTATTCAGGACTGTATGGACGGAAAAGATATCGAGCTTAAGTTTAAAGACGAAAAAGCAGTATGTCTTGTGATGTGTTCAGGAGGCTACCCAAGAAATATCGAAACAGGTTTCGAAATTGTAGGTGAAGACAAACTGAAACATTCCAAACTTTTATATGCAGGAGCAGTAAGAAAAGGAGACAAAGTAGTGTCAAACGGCGGACGGGTTCTGAACATCGTTGCTACAGGAGCTACCTATGACGACGCTCGTAAAAAAGCGTACGAAGATGCAGGCCATATCCACTTCGATTATGGTTTCTACAGAGAAGACATCGGAAAGTTTTAA
- the guaA gene encoding glutamine-hydrolyzing GMP synthase: MNNGIIILDFGSQYNQLIGRRIREMGVYSEILPFNTPLQDILARQPKGIILSGGPSSVNAENAHLVEKELYEQGIPVLGICYGMQLTAHLLGGKVNKGEKGEYGKAHLDIIKENALLKGVTQNSIVWMSHFDEVGELPAGFELNAKSGVMASISNEDRKIYCVQFHPEVSHTEEGGKMLENFVFAICDAEKNWKLTNYIEKTVEEIREKVGDSRVILGLSGGVDSSVAAVLIHKAIGDQLTCIFVDTGLLRKEEGQKVMDNYGEHFHMNIKMVDAQERFLSKLAGIDDPEQKRKIIGNEFIHVFDEESHKIEGAKFLAQGTIYPDVIESQSVNGPSAVIKSHHNVGGLPEDMEFELLEPLRELFKDEVRKVGEELGIPHHLVHRHPFPGPGLGIRILGAVDAEKVKILQEADDIFIEELYKNDLYEKVSQAFVVLLPVKSVGVMGDERTYEYTAVVRSANTIDFMTATWSRLPYEFLDTVSSRIINEVRGINRVAYDISSKPPATIEWE, translated from the coding sequence ATGAACAACGGTATTATCATATTAGATTTCGGATCACAGTACAACCAGCTTATCGGAAGAAGAATCCGTGAGATGGGGGTGTATTCTGAAATCCTCCCTTTCAATACACCTTTACAGGATATTTTGGCAAGACAGCCAAAAGGAATCATCCTTTCCGGAGGGCCAAGCTCAGTGAATGCTGAAAATGCTCACCTGGTAGAAAAAGAATTGTATGAGCAGGGGATTCCTGTATTAGGAATTTGTTACGGGATGCAGCTTACAGCTCACCTTTTAGGCGGAAAAGTAAACAAAGGTGAAAAAGGAGAGTACGGAAAGGCCCATTTAGATATCATTAAGGAAAATGCTTTATTGAAAGGCGTTACCCAGAATTCTATCGTATGGATGAGTCACTTTGACGAAGTAGGAGAACTACCTGCAGGTTTTGAATTAAATGCAAAATCAGGCGTAATGGCTTCTATTTCCAATGAAGACAGAAAAATTTACTGCGTTCAGTTCCACCCGGAAGTTTCTCACACAGAAGAAGGAGGAAAGATGCTTGAAAACTTTGTTTTTGCCATCTGTGATGCTGAGAAAAACTGGAAACTGACCAACTATATTGAGAAAACAGTTGAAGAAATCCGTGAAAAAGTAGGAGACAGCAGAGTAATCCTTGGCCTTTCAGGAGGTGTTGACTCCTCTGTAGCAGCTGTTTTAATTCACAAGGCAATCGGTGATCAGCTGACATGTATCTTCGTTGATACAGGTCTGTTGAGAAAAGAAGAAGGCCAGAAAGTAATGGACAATTATGGAGAACATTTCCATATGAACATTAAAATGGTTGATGCTCAGGAAAGATTCCTGTCAAAATTAGCCGGAATAGATGATCCGGAACAGAAAAGAAAGATCATCGGAAACGAATTTATTCACGTTTTTGATGAAGAATCCCATAAAATTGAAGGGGCTAAGTTTTTAGCGCAGGGAACCATTTATCCTGACGTTATCGAAAGCCAGTCTGTCAACGGACCTTCTGCAGTGATTAAATCTCACCACAACGTAGGCGGACTTCCTGAAGATATGGAATTCGAGTTATTAGAGCCATTAAGAGAGCTTTTTAAGGATGAGGTAAGAAAAGTAGGAGAAGAGTTAGGTATTCCTCATCATTTGGTACACAGACACCCTTTCCCTGGTCCTGGATTAGGAATCAGAATATTAGGAGCTGTAGATGCTGAAAAAGTGAAAATCCTTCAGGAAGCTGATGATATTTTCATTGAAGAATTATATAAAAATGATCTTTACGAAAAAGTATCTCAGGCTTTCGTAGTCCTTCTTCCTGTGAAATCAGTAGGAGTAATGGGAGATGAAAGAACCTACGAATACACTGCTGTAGTTCGTTCTGCCAACACCATCGACTTTATGACGGCAACGTGGAGCAGACTTCCTTACGAGTTTTTAGATACTGTTTCAAGTAGAATCATCAACGAAGTAAGGGGAATCAACAGAGTAGCTTACGATATTTCAAGCAAACCGCCTGCAACGATTGAGTGGGAATAA